From Topomyia yanbarensis strain Yona2022 chromosome 1, ASM3024719v1, whole genome shotgun sequence, one genomic window encodes:
- the LOC131688979 gene encoding mitochondrial import inner membrane translocase subunit TIM44, producing MHRLSKAGRIVFLNRTTAVSSISAYRLQNATLQCTACYSSRRPGFFSQVLDNIKNEMEKNKEMKDNLKKFREEAQKLEESEALKAARQKFNTVESEASKGSEVLKENLDKIRGKVSEVLDEAARTDIARKAGRIGEEIGKTAKGMGETIAEKGQELGKSGAFRGISEATKAVRQEIDSQGIGARVYRAPEQLRKRVEVNLADASRVFEANTDALGMELHKDSKFYQSWEDFKNNNAYVNKMMSWKMKYDESENPMIRASRLLTDKMSDVMGNLFSKTELSETLTEICKIDPNFEQKQFLRDCENDFIPNILEAMVRGDLEVLKDWCFESTYNIIATPIAQAQKAGFFLDSKILDIENVDLAMGKVMEQGPVLIITFQTQQIMCVRDSKNNVVEGDPEKVMRCNYVWVLCRDPNELNPKSAWRLMELQANSIEQFV from the exons ATG CATCGATTAAGCAAAGCAGGAAGAATCGTCTTCCTGAACCGAACGACGGCAGTTTCCAGCATATCCGCCTACCGGTTACAGAATGCCACCCTCCAATGCACGGCg TGTTACTCATCCCGACGGCCCGGGTTTTTCTCCCAAGTTCTGGACAACATCAAAaacgaaatggaaaaaaataaggAGATGAAGGACAATCTGAAAAAGTTCCGCGAGGAAGCACAAAAACTAGAGGAATCCGAAGCACTGAAGGCAGCGCGGCAAAAGTTTAACACCGTCGAATCGGAAGCTTCCAAAGGTAGTGAAGTGTTGAAGGAAAACCTGGACAAGATTCGGGGGAAGGTGTCGGAAGTGTTGGACGAAGCGGCAAGGACCGATATCGCACGAAAGGCCGGTCGGATCGGGGAGGAGATTGGCAAAACTGCCAAAGGCATGGGTGAAACTATAGCGGAAAAAGGTCAAGAGTTGGGTAAGAGTGGTGCCTTCCGGGGGATCAGTGAGGCTACCAAGGCTGTACGGCAGGAAATCGATAGTCAGGGAATCGGAGCGAGGGTTTACCGGGCACCGGAACAGCTTAGAAAAAGGGTGGAAGTTAATTTGGCCGATGCGTCGCGTGTCTTCGAAGCCAATACCGATGCGCTGGGTATGGAGCTGCACAAGGATAGTAAGTTCTATCAGAGCTGGGAGGATTTTAAGAATAACAACGCCTACGTGAACAAGATGATGTCCTGGAAGATGAAGTATGACGAGTCGGAGAATCCCATGATTCGAGCTTCGAG ATTGCTGACGGACAAAATGAGCGACGTGATGGGCAACCTGTTCTCGAAAACGGAACTGTCGGAAACGTTAACCGAGATCTGCAAAATCGATCCGAATTTCGAGCAGAAACAGTTTCTGCGTGATTGCGAAAACGACTTTATCCCGAACATTCTGGAGGCGATGGTTCGCGGTGATTTGGAAGTACTGAAAGATTGGTGTTTCGAGAGTACCTATAACATCATAGCGACACCGATCGCACAGGCACAGAAGGCCGGTTTCTTCCTGGATTCTAAAATTTTGGACATTGAAAATGTGGATCTTGCGATGGGAAAGGTGATGGAGCAAGGTCCGGTGCTGATTATTACCTTCCAGACGCAGCAGATTATGTGCGTGCGGGACAGCAAGAACAATGTGGTGGAAGGCGATCCGGAGAAGGTGATGCGATGCAACTACGTGTGGGTTCTGTGTCGGGATCCGAACGAACTGAATCCCAAATCGGCGTGGCGGTTGATGGAACTGCAGGCGAATAGTATAGAGCAGTTTGTTTGA